A stretch of Thermoanaerobaculum aquaticum DNA encodes these proteins:
- a CDS encoding RHS repeat domain-containing protein has product MRVTTRTVSVATSLSAESPVSTVEEYDRQGRLVKVDEPSGPSGARVATTYTYNVLGKLASATTSSGGVSQTRQWSYDGRGFMTAERLPEKGASGNGWVWYQSFDALGNPGRVIDGPNDLSFAYDKAARPIQVTETATGRVLKSFTYGTANVGSDMQKGKLVQAVANNYYDPANASANFQVVETFAYSGTGGKISQKTTTLGVVGGYVGTFTQNFGWNDLWELSWQTYPTKAGLPSRTLSYDYSFGFLTAVREGGQTYASMVYHPNGMVAKRSRSNGTNDVVLPDLNRMPRPANIQVQSSAGSVLWQTGTYAFDGAGNIKAMGTDRFVYDGVLRLVQANVGGQSFQATYNAFGFLTAMAKNGSWQTFTPDASGQTTGRRAMAKGTLAEPSRPEGAGSPRGLAHDPAWPSATGLRANIDSAGGSKPAFCRPSHAAFAARARGSGAGAKRW; this is encoded by the coding sequence GTGCGGGTGACTACACGGACGGTGTCGGTGGCCACTTCTCTTTCTGCGGAATCGCCGGTGAGCACCGTTGAGGAGTACGACCGACAGGGCAGGCTCGTGAAGGTGGATGAACCCTCCGGGCCCTCCGGGGCGAGGGTGGCTACCACGTACACGTACAACGTATTGGGCAAATTGGCCAGTGCCACCACCTCCTCGGGGGGCGTGAGCCAAACCCGGCAATGGAGCTACGATGGAAGGGGGTTCATGACCGCGGAACGGCTTCCGGAGAAGGGTGCTTCTGGGAACGGTTGGGTTTGGTACCAGAGCTTTGATGCGCTGGGCAATCCAGGGCGCGTCATTGATGGCCCCAACGATTTGAGTTTTGCCTACGACAAAGCCGCGCGGCCCATTCAAGTTACGGAAACAGCCACAGGTCGGGTGCTGAAAAGCTTTACCTATGGCACCGCCAACGTGGGTTCGGACATGCAGAAAGGCAAGCTCGTCCAAGCGGTGGCTAACAACTACTATGACCCGGCCAACGCTTCGGCCAACTTCCAGGTGGTGGAGACCTTCGCCTACAGCGGGACCGGCGGGAAGATTTCCCAGAAGACCACCACATTGGGCGTGGTGGGGGGGTACGTAGGGACCTTTACCCAAAACTTTGGTTGGAACGACCTCTGGGAGCTTTCATGGCAGACGTACCCCACGAAGGCGGGCTTACCCTCACGGACCCTGAGCTACGACTACAGCTTTGGGTTTTTGACGGCGGTGCGGGAAGGCGGCCAAACCTATGCCAGCATGGTGTACCACCCCAACGGCATGGTGGCCAAGCGCAGCCGGAGCAACGGCACGAACGACGTTGTTTTACCCGATCTAAACCGCATGCCAAGGCCTGCGAACATCCAGGTGCAAAGCAGCGCGGGCAGTGTGCTTTGGCAAACCGGCACCTACGCTTTTGACGGTGCGGGCAACATCAAGGCCATGGGTACGGACCGCTTTGTGTACGACGGTGTTTTGCGGTTGGTGCAGGCCAATGTTGGTGGACAAAGCTTTCAGGCAACGTACAACGCCTTTGGATTTCTCACGGCGATGGCGAAAAACGGCAGCTGGCAGACGTTTACCCCGGATGCTTCGGGGCAGACCACTGGCCGGAGGGCCATGGCCAAAGGAACGCTGGCAGAACCATCCCGGCCCGAGGGCGCTGGGTCGCCCCGGGGCCTTGCCCATGACCCGGCTTGGCC